In Aerosakkonema funiforme FACHB-1375, a genomic segment contains:
- a CDS encoding ABC transporter ATP-binding protein, whose protein sequence is MTKAITPRKSSLRRKHLGSVHPLKRLIDYGKDYRQQIWLATGCSILNKIFDLAPPALIGIAVDVVVKQKDSIVAQWGIKDIFWQFAILSILTVIIWILESVFEYAYARLWRNLAQKIQHELRLDAYKHIQELEVAYFEDRSVGGLMSVLSDDINQLERFLDVGANDLIQVSTTAIIIGGAFFILAPSVAWMAMLPMPFIIWGSVFYQRLLAPRYADVREKVGFLNSRLANNLSGIVTIKSYTAEEYEARRLEVESEAYRQSNRRAIALSAAFVPLIRMIILAGFTALLLYGGVEAANGKMSVGTYSVLVFLIQRLLWPLTRLGDTFDQYQRAMASTNRVMNLLDTPIAIHTGDMPLPVNSVRGELALRDVTFAYNGRRPVIEHLYLDIPAGKTIAIVGSTGSGKSTLVKLLLRLYEVQAGTINLDGIELRQLNLKDLRSCIGLVSQDVFLFHGTVAENISYGSFDATFEDIVSSAKIAEAHDFIMQLPQGYETIVGERGQKLSGGQRQRIAIARAVLKNPPILILDEATSAVDNETEAAIQRSLERITQNRTTIAIAHRLSTVRNADCIYVMEHGKLVESGRHEELLDRQGIYASLWRVQSGLK, encoded by the coding sequence GTGACCAAAGCTATTACTCCTCGTAAATCTTCCTTGAGAAGGAAGCACCTCGGTTCGGTGCATCCCCTCAAGCGCCTGATTGATTACGGAAAAGATTATCGCCAGCAAATATGGCTGGCAACTGGCTGCTCAATTCTCAACAAAATCTTTGACTTAGCACCACCCGCCCTGATTGGGATCGCGGTTGATGTGGTGGTGAAACAAAAGGATTCGATCGTTGCACAGTGGGGCATTAAAGATATTTTTTGGCAATTCGCCATTCTTTCCATCCTCACCGTCATTATTTGGATACTGGAATCTGTATTTGAGTACGCCTACGCGAGGTTATGGCGCAATTTGGCGCAGAAAATTCAACACGAGTTGCGCCTAGATGCTTACAAACATATCCAAGAACTGGAAGTTGCCTATTTTGAAGACCGCAGTGTTGGCGGTTTGATGTCTGTACTCAGCGATGATATCAACCAATTAGAGCGCTTTTTGGATGTGGGAGCCAACGATCTGATTCAAGTTTCCACAACAGCGATAATTATTGGCGGCGCTTTCTTTATCTTGGCTCCCAGCGTGGCGTGGATGGCAATGTTGCCTATGCCGTTTATTATCTGGGGATCGGTATTTTACCAGCGTCTGCTTGCGCCTCGCTATGCGGATGTGCGGGAAAAGGTTGGTTTCCTCAACAGTCGGTTGGCAAATAATTTGTCGGGTATCGTGACGATTAAAAGCTATACGGCAGAGGAATACGAAGCAAGGCGTCTGGAGGTGGAAAGTGAGGCTTATCGGCAAAGCAACCGACGTGCGATCGCACTTTCTGCTGCCTTTGTCCCCTTAATCCGTATGATTATTCTGGCTGGATTCACGGCGTTGCTGCTGTATGGCGGCGTGGAAGCGGCGAACGGCAAAATGTCCGTGGGTACTTATAGCGTATTAGTTTTTCTAATCCAAAGATTGCTATGGCCTTTAACGAGATTGGGAGATACTTTCGACCAATATCAACGGGCAATGGCATCTACTAATAGAGTAATGAATCTGTTGGATACGCCGATCGCCATTCATACCGGCGATATGCCTTTGCCAGTCAATTCGGTACGCGGGGAGTTGGCGCTGCGGGATGTCACCTTTGCCTACAACGGACGCCGCCCAGTAATTGAGCATCTTTACCTAGATATACCAGCCGGGAAAACGATCGCCATAGTCGGTTCTACTGGCTCTGGCAAAAGTACTTTGGTAAAATTGCTGTTGCGCTTGTACGAAGTTCAAGCGGGAACAATTAACCTTGATGGCATTGAATTGCGCCAGCTGAACCTTAAAGATTTGCGATCGTGTATTGGCTTAGTCAGCCAGGATGTATTCTTATTTCATGGCACTGTTGCCGAGAATATTTCTTACGGTAGTTTTGATGCTACTTTTGAAGATATAGTATCGTCAGCTAAGATTGCAGAAGCCCACGACTTTATCATGCAGCTACCACAAGGTTACGAAACCATTGTGGGTGAGCGGGGGCAGAAGTTATCGGGTGGACAGCGGCAGCGGATTGCGATCGCACGGGCTGTGTTGAAAAATCCACCCATATTGATTCTCGATGAAGCTACGTCGGCAGTGGACAACGAAACAGAAGCGGCTATTCAGCGTTCGCTGGAAAGAATAACTCAAAACCGGACAACGATCGCGATCGCCCATCGCCTTTCGACTGTCCGCAATGCCGATTGCATCTATGTTATGGAACATGGCAAATTAGTGGAATCGGGAAGACATGAAGAACTGCTCGATCGACAGGGTATTTATGCCAGCCTCTGGCGAGTGCAGTCCGGTTTGAAATGA
- the ccmS gene encoding beta-carboxysome assembly chaperone CcmS produces MVMFDSIQSDRGENNWRHQLNDFVKANQQELAALAWGLFVERGENYENTLGIDLEPTPHFVYCPRQAIEALNDKVENRLQEILGILDAHNPKQEVLLIGIGNAQLKLVQFEPEPPPPVCFEQAAADVDTLLERLEQRMCEQIKL; encoded by the coding sequence ATGGTAATGTTCGATAGTATCCAGTCCGATCGGGGTGAAAACAACTGGCGACATCAGTTAAATGATTTCGTCAAAGCAAATCAGCAAGAATTGGCTGCTTTAGCTTGGGGACTATTTGTGGAAAGAGGAGAAAACTACGAAAATACTTTAGGGATAGACCTCGAACCCACTCCCCATTTTGTCTATTGTCCCAGACAGGCGATTGAAGCGCTCAACGACAAAGTTGAGAACAGACTGCAAGAGATTTTGGGCATTTTAGACGCTCACAATCCCAAACAGGAAGTTTTGCTCATCGGCATAGGCAACGCCCAATTAAAGCTAGTTCAGTTTGAACCGGAACCCCCGCCACCCGTATGTTTTGAACAAGCTGCCGCAGATGTCGATACTTTACTAGAACGTTTAGAGCAGCGGATGTGCGAGCAGATTAAGCTATAA
- a CDS encoding NlpC/P60 family protein: MRFPKIKRWLLFLLWSWAWFLLIVLLIYPISYGIFRLITVLLCLYLWLGALFLFWNKNSIRYLCFLLALIVSGIIILPGYQVDGSILRQKYVQELSYYEGSLYVWGGENKFGIDCSGLVRRGLINANLKMGLLSFNSKLLREAFLLWWYDASAEALGKEYRNWTKFLYKAPSINELDNSKIQTGDIAVTTDGLHILAYIGNNVWIEADPNYQKVIKVKVPDASNIWFRVPVNILEWRQFETG, encoded by the coding sequence ATGCGATTCCCAAAAATCAAGCGATGGCTCTTATTCCTGTTATGGAGTTGGGCTTGGTTTCTGTTGATAGTCTTACTTATTTACCCCATCAGCTATGGCATATTCCGCTTAATTACTGTTCTGCTTTGTTTGTACCTTTGGCTGGGAGCGCTATTTTTATTCTGGAACAAAAATAGTATTAGATACTTGTGTTTTTTGTTGGCTTTAATAGTCAGCGGCATAATTATCCTGCCTGGTTATCAAGTAGATGGAAGCATCCTCCGCCAAAAGTATGTACAAGAACTCAGTTACTACGAAGGATCTCTATATGTTTGGGGTGGCGAAAACAAATTTGGAATTGACTGCTCGGGTTTGGTACGCCGTGGGTTAATAAACGCTAATTTAAAAATGGGATTGCTATCTTTTAATTCCAAATTACTCCGAGAAGCATTTTTGCTGTGGTGGTACGATGCTTCCGCCGAAGCTTTAGGAAAAGAATACAGAAACTGGACAAAATTTCTGTATAAAGCTCCCAGTATTAACGAGTTAGATAATTCAAAAATCCAAACAGGAGATATTGCGGTTACAACAGACGGCTTACATATCTTAGCTTACATAGGAAATAACGTTTGGATCGAGGCAGACCCCAACTATCAAAAAGTAATTAAGGTCAAAGTACCCGATGCGAGCAATATCTGGTTTAGAGTTCCCGTTAATATATTAGAATGGCGACAGTTTGAGACAGGCTGA
- a CDS encoding response regulator, giving the protein MSTVLVVEDSRSQRECISHQLAWWGLNVIQASDGVEALEKIQQNSPDLVLLDVVMPRIDGYNVCRLLKANPETRNIPVVFLTVKVQQLALYGAIELAEAYISKPWQPRELIGTVKRVLLDTQSWAENVSADAWTEYGILNLNLIKLYECRADAWTKYGLQITRFYEDALAAFGQALQIDIHHSKATQYKATLEKDWAILRQKLEETKPCQVCQYYYGKDGINCAVYPCGRPEELCRDWDYR; this is encoded by the coding sequence ATGAGTACAGTTCTCGTTGTGGAAGACTCTCGCAGCCAGCGGGAGTGCATCTCGCACCAGCTAGCGTGGTGGGGACTGAACGTTATCCAAGCGTCCGATGGCGTCGAAGCATTAGAGAAAATTCAGCAAAATAGTCCCGATTTGGTGTTGCTGGATGTGGTAATGCCCCGAATTGATGGTTACAATGTTTGCCGTTTGCTCAAAGCTAACCCGGAAACTCGCAACATACCTGTGGTATTTTTAACAGTAAAGGTACAACAACTTGCTCTTTATGGTGCCATAGAACTTGCAGAGGCATATATTAGTAAACCTTGGCAACCGAGAGAACTAATTGGTACGGTAAAACGAGTTTTGTTAGACACCCAAAGTTGGGCTGAGAATGTTTCTGCCGATGCTTGGACAGAATACGGCATTTTAAATTTAAACTTAATTAAACTATACGAATGCCGCGCTGATGCTTGGACGAAATACGGTTTGCAAATTACCAGGTTTTATGAGGATGCCCTTGCTGCTTTTGGGCAAGCATTACAAATCGATATCCATCATTCTAAGGCAACTCAATACAAAGCTACTTTGGAAAAAGACTGGGCTATTTTGCGGCAAAAGTTAGAGGAAACTAAGCCCTGCCAAGTATGCCAGTATTACTATGGAAAGGATGGCATAAACTGCGCTGTGTACCCTTGCGGTCGTCCTGAAGAACTGTGTCGCGACTGGGACTATCGATGA
- a CDS encoding alpha/beta fold hydrolase, producing the protein MFANLLPQSVAQLTESASIALAQNIQQQAISTPLSELPIPTTYVRQGSGGTPIVLLHGFDSSVFEFRRLLPLLAAENETWTMDLLGFGFTERVTGLPFSPSAIATHLYYFWKSAIEQPVILVGASMGGAAAIDFTLTYPQLVKKLVLIDSAGLTKGPTIGKYLFPPLGYLATSFLRNPKVREKISKNAYRDEKLASPDAQLCAALHLEMPAWDAALIAFTKSGGYGYFGDKVSQIQQPTLILWGKCDRILGTRDAEKFAKAVPHSKLIWIEDCGHVPHLEKPQITAQHILDFRS; encoded by the coding sequence ATGTTTGCCAATCTTCTCCCTCAGTCAGTCGCGCAGCTAACAGAGTCCGCCTCGATCGCCCTCGCTCAAAATATCCAGCAACAGGCGATTTCTACCCCTTTAAGCGAACTACCAATTCCGACAACTTACGTTCGGCAGGGTAGCGGTGGGACGCCGATCGTATTATTGCACGGTTTCGATAGTTCGGTGTTTGAGTTTCGCCGCTTGCTACCCTTGCTAGCGGCGGAAAATGAAACTTGGACGATGGATTTGCTGGGTTTTGGATTTACGGAAAGAGTTACTGGTTTGCCGTTTAGTCCGAGTGCGATCGCTACTCATTTATACTACTTTTGGAAAAGTGCGATCGAGCAACCTGTAATTTTAGTGGGCGCTTCAATGGGAGGCGCAGCGGCAATTGATTTTACCCTCACTTACCCCCAACTTGTGAAAAAGTTGGTGCTAATTGATAGCGCTGGCTTGACAAAAGGGCCGACTATTGGTAAGTATTTATTTCCTCCTCTCGGTTATCTGGCTACTTCGTTTTTGCGTAACCCGAAAGTGCGGGAAAAAATTAGCAAAAATGCTTATCGAGATGAAAAATTAGCTTCTCCCGATGCACAACTGTGTGCGGCATTACATTTAGAAATGCCAGCTTGGGACGCAGCTTTGATCGCTTTTACGAAAAGTGGCGGTTATGGATATTTTGGCGATAAAGTTTCCCAAATTCAGCAGCCAACTCTGATTTTATGGGGAAAGTGCGATCGCATTTTGGGTACTCGCGATGCCGAAAAATTTGCCAAAGCCGTCCCCCACAGCAAACTCATCTGGATCGAAGATTGCGGACACGTTCCACACTTGGAAAAGCCGCAAATCACTGCACAGCACATTTTAGACTTCCGCAGTTAG
- the ubiG gene encoding bifunctional 2-polyprenyl-6-hydroxyphenol methylase/3-demethylubiquinol 3-O-methyltransferase UbiG: MKRNNLEFYDESADAWWQEESKIYALYHLNKPRFEFFDRYISNWQGLRVLDVGCGGGFSCEFMAERGAVVSGLDQSAKCIEIAQKHAESKGFAIDYKSGLAETMPYEANTFDAAICVDVLEHVADVNKVIAEIHRFLKPNGLFFFDTINRNFKSKFVMIWLMENILGEIKRGVHDWNKFIKPEEVTKIMTERGFGNIDIKGFDLFGEALKLNIDSYREYKKTGMVQVKINDDTSIMYIGKAEKVT; encoded by the coding sequence ATGAAAAGGAATAACTTGGAATTTTACGATGAAAGTGCGGATGCTTGGTGGCAGGAAGAGTCAAAAATCTATGCACTATATCATTTGAATAAGCCGCGTTTTGAGTTTTTCGATCGCTACATTTCAAATTGGCAGGGGTTGAGGGTGCTGGATGTCGGTTGCGGTGGCGGATTTTCCTGCGAATTCATGGCAGAAAGAGGTGCAGTAGTATCGGGTTTAGACCAATCGGCAAAATGTATTGAAATCGCTCAAAAACACGCAGAGAGTAAAGGATTTGCGATTGACTATAAGTCTGGATTGGCAGAAACAATGCCTTATGAAGCGAACACATTTGATGCGGCGATATGTGTGGATGTTTTGGAACACGTAGCGGATGTCAATAAAGTTATTGCCGAAATTCATCGGTTTTTGAAGCCAAATGGTTTATTTTTCTTCGATACAATCAACAGAAATTTTAAATCTAAATTTGTGATGATTTGGCTGATGGAAAATATACTAGGCGAAATTAAACGAGGAGTCCACGATTGGAATAAGTTTATTAAGCCAGAAGAAGTTACAAAAATAATGACCGAGCGAGGGTTCGGAAATATAGACATTAAAGGTTTTGACCTTTTTGGAGAAGCATTAAAGCTAAACATCGACAGTTATAGAGAATATAAAAAAACGGGGATGGTGCAAGTAAAGATAAACGATGATACCTCAATTATGTATATCGGGAAAGCGGAAAAAGTGACTTAA
- a CDS encoding RNA-guided endonuclease InsQ/TnpB family protein: MKLVERHIITKNHPLWSEIDHKAFLSKNLFNLANYHYRQHFFQHQQKLNFNQLYHLLSQTPDYKALPTKVSKQIIRRLDSAWTSYFQAVKTWQIHPEKFLGKPKIPGYKHKTKGRNILPYSHESISKKALKKGICHLSMSEIQIPTSPHEILEARIVPKSSCYVIEIVYEKVEETTNERQIAGIDLGVNNLMAVTTNQTGVRPLLIKGRPLKAINTFYNKQRSCLQSQLKIKHYQTQSHRLKKLTHKRNCRVENYLHTASRRAIDWCKQHQIGILVIGHNPTWKQSVNLGRRNNQQFVDIPHYRLIEMLTYKAELKGILVVITEEAYTSRASALDGDDVPKYGENKPVFQGHRIARGLYKTAQGRLLNADVNGSFNVTRKVIPDVLNQGIKGLPFNPVVLDPLRTTRPPSL; the protein is encoded by the coding sequence ATGAAGCTAGTGGAACGTCATATTATCACAAAAAACCATCCCCTCTGGTCAGAGATTGACCACAAGGCTTTTTTGTCGAAAAATTTGTTTAATCTAGCGAATTATCATTATCGTCAACACTTTTTTCAACACCAGCAGAAATTAAACTTTAATCAACTTTACCACCTTCTCTCACAAACCCCAGACTACAAAGCCTTACCCACAAAAGTGAGTAAGCAAATTATCCGTCGATTAGATTCTGCCTGGACAAGTTATTTTCAAGCTGTAAAAACCTGGCAGATACATCCCGAAAAATTTTTAGGTAAACCAAAAATACCGGGATATAAACATAAAACCAAAGGGCGCAATATTCTGCCATACTCTCACGAATCAATCTCGAAAAAAGCCTTAAAAAAAGGGATTTGTCATCTCTCGATGAGTGAAATACAAATTCCGACATCACCTCATGAAATCCTAGAGGCGAGAATTGTGCCAAAAAGTAGTTGTTATGTAATCGAAATAGTTTATGAAAAAGTAGAGGAAACAACAAATGAGCGACAAATAGCAGGTATAGACTTAGGCGTTAATAACTTAATGGCTGTAACGACAAATCAAACAGGTGTCAGACCTCTTTTGATCAAAGGCAGACCACTAAAAGCGATTAACACCTTTTACAATAAACAACGTTCCTGTTTACAATCCCAGCTAAAAATCAAGCACTATCAAACCCAATCTCACAGATTAAAAAAGCTTACACATAAACGCAACTGTAGAGTAGAAAATTATCTACATACAGCCAGCAGAAGAGCGATAGATTGGTGTAAACAGCATCAAATAGGAATCCTAGTAATTGGGCATAATCCAACCTGGAAACAATCAGTTAACTTAGGAAGAAGGAATAATCAACAATTTGTGGATATTCCCCATTATAGGTTAATAGAAATGTTGACCTATAAAGCCGAATTAAAAGGGATACTGGTGGTCATTACAGAAGAAGCTTATACATCTAGGGCTAGCGCTCTAGATGGAGATGATGTACCTAAATATGGGGAAAACAAACCAGTGTTTCAGGGACATAGAATAGCGAGAGGATTGTATAAAACAGCCCAGGGTCGGTTATTAAATGCCGATGTGAATGGGTCATTTAATGTTACTCGAAAAGTAATTCCTGATGTATTAAACCAAGGAATAAAGGGTTTGCCGTTTAACCCTGTGGTGCTTGACCCACTACGAACGACTAGACCGCCCAGCCTGTGA
- a CDS encoding two-partner secretion domain-containing protein has protein sequence MTAEQQRKNGTKCALFSLFPRPITWMLPWTFLLFPSLIMAQIVPDSSLPVNSVVTPNGDTNTITGGTRAGDNLFHSFQQFSIPTNGTAFFDNPVDIRNIITRVTGSSISRIDGLLQTNPNGVANFFFLNPNGIIFGPNARLDINGSFLASTARSIKFADGSELGTSVGQTPALLTVSVPIGLQFAQNSGSITVQGKGGVPNAETGSFEGELYNPLQVKPGNTLALVGGQVQLDGGILQAPGGRVELSAIASGTVTLNSDLSLKLPDTTTSETPIEFSDILINNGSGINVISDRGGSITINARNIDILGNNLLTGGTSRNSGVAKDKSGDISLNATGTVTISASRIENNINFSSKGDGGSINIKGSGSLIVKDHGQIDTGNNGEGDAGNIIVQVDNVNIDNARISSSNYGGGKAGFLEIYASDRINIADTNISSDAYANDNANNTSVRGGAAGYIFITAKNSIAIANTKLKAENYSGIAENNLSSSNNNDEDFEQPGFIYMFAGSISLSNEVLLSTQTFGKGTGGNIVIFSDSFSLTGGSRLEATTSGSGNAGNITVNSTDSITISGISPFQVIENTFEGGKSSGLFTDTNESIEGNSGNGGNIEIQTGKLTISDAGVLSARSKSNGNGGNINISANSVTITGGGQILTITSNTGTAGNININADDSVNISGFDPNYVDRLTKAQEVLEDEKTAKNSFDPNGQASSLQASTFGKGEAGNVTVDAGNTVTLADSSSINSSTSGQGKAGSVSVKAGDTVSIANSSIYTGSSPQEIENKNGSGNGGTITIEGRAVALSKTRLASYTFGEGKAGNVEIQAQTFSLTDSSLDAGSFGTGDAGNIIINIDGPVEITGNSTRIYSDSNNEGNGGIIDITAQSLSLSDGARLTTESNVLGKAGDTIVKVSNLQLDSATISADTKSGQGGNITLQVEDLLLMRNKSEITATSAGSGDIRGDGGNITINTSNLVGLANSDIFANSNNGRGGYIQINARGVFGIARREAQSDTTSDITAKSEQDPSLNGEVTINTPDVDPSQGLVELSSDVVDTENQVAQSCPRTQGNQFVVTGRGGLPPNPKSYLNSEGVWVDLRTGESENGRVGERGNGVAGERRSGSIDIFPLSSISLSDQIVEAQGWMRTADGKIVLTAQVPVATPNSPALTTPGCK, from the coding sequence ATGACGGCAGAGCAGCAAAGGAAAAACGGAACAAAATGCGCCTTATTTTCCCTATTTCCTCGTCCCATTACCTGGATGTTGCCTTGGACGTTCTTACTGTTCCCTTCGTTGATAATGGCGCAGATTGTCCCCGATAGCAGCCTGCCAGTCAACTCCGTGGTTACCCCTAACGGCGATACTAACACTATTACTGGCGGAACCAGAGCGGGTGATAACCTATTCCACAGCTTTCAGCAATTTTCTATACCCACCAACGGTACTGCCTTTTTCGATAACCCTGTAGATATCCGCAACATCATCACCAGGGTGACGGGTAGTTCAATTTCCCGAATTGACGGCTTGCTGCAAACTAATCCGAACGGTGTCGCCAACTTCTTCTTCCTCAATCCCAACGGCATTATTTTTGGGCCAAATGCGCGTCTGGACATCAATGGCTCATTTTTGGCGAGTACGGCGCGTAGCATCAAATTTGCCGACGGTAGCGAGTTAGGTACTAGCGTGGGACAAACTCCAGCTTTGCTGACAGTCAGCGTACCGATCGGCTTGCAATTCGCTCAAAACTCAGGCAGCATTACTGTACAGGGGAAAGGTGGCGTTCCAAATGCAGAGACTGGAAGTTTCGAGGGAGAATTGTATAATCCCTTACAAGTAAAACCGGGGAATACCCTCGCGCTGGTTGGCGGACAGGTGCAGTTAGATGGAGGGATTTTACAAGCGCCGGGAGGTCGAGTAGAATTGAGTGCGATCGCCTCCGGAACAGTCACATTAAATTCTGATTTAAGCTTAAAATTACCTGACACTACAACAAGCGAAACACCAATAGAGTTTAGCGATATTTTAATAAATAATGGTTCGGGAATTAATGTAATTTCCGATCGAGGCGGCAGCATTACCATCAACGCTCGCAATATAGATATTCTAGGCAATAATCTCCTCACTGGTGGAACAAGCAGAAATTCAGGTGTCGCCAAAGATAAATCGGGAGATATTTCCCTGAATGCGACCGGGACAGTCACGATATCTGCCAGCCGAATTGAAAACAACATCAATTTCAGTAGCAAAGGAGATGGCGGTAGCATTAACATCAAAGGGAGCGGTTCCCTGATTGTGAAAGATCATGGACAAATCGATACTGGCAACAATGGCGAAGGGGATGCCGGAAATATAATTGTACAGGTTGATAATGTCAATATAGATAACGCTAGGATATCGAGCAGTAACTATGGTGGTGGGAAGGCTGGATTCCTAGAGATTTATGCTAGCGATCGCATAAATATTGCGGATACTAATATTTCTAGCGATGCCTATGCAAACGATAATGCCAACAATACTTCTGTTCGTGGGGGAGCAGCAGGATATATTTTTATAACTGCTAAAAATTCGATCGCGATTGCAAACACCAAGCTCAAAGCAGAAAATTACTCTGGAATTGCCGAGAATAATCTATCTTCAAGCAATAATAATGACGAGGATTTTGAACAGCCAGGTTTTATTTATATGTTTGCTGGCTCGATCTCGCTATCAAATGAAGTTCTACTAAGTACTCAAACTTTTGGCAAGGGTACTGGCGGTAACATTGTGATTTTCTCGGACTCATTTTCCCTCACAGGTGGCTCGCGATTGGAAGCGACAACTTCTGGTTCTGGAAACGCAGGCAATATTACCGTAAATTCAACCGATAGCATCACAATTTCTGGTATAAGTCCATTCCAAGTAATTGAGAATACTTTTGAAGGCGGAAAATCTAGCGGTTTGTTTACCGATACCAATGAATCGATCGAAGGAAACAGCGGTAATGGCGGTAATATTGAAATCCAAACTGGCAAGTTAACAATATCAGATGCAGGGGTTTTGAGTGCCCGCTCGAAAAGTAATGGCAATGGAGGGAATATAAACATCTCTGCTAATTCTGTCACGATAACAGGTGGCGGACAAATTCTCACCATAACCTCCAACACTGGTACTGCTGGTAACATCAATATCAATGCTGATGACAGCGTTAATATTTCTGGCTTCGATCCAAATTATGTCGATCGACTTACTAAAGCACAGGAAGTATTGGAGGATGAAAAAACAGCCAAAAACAGTTTCGATCCCAATGGTCAAGCTAGCAGCTTGCAAGCCAGCACCTTTGGAAAAGGAGAAGCTGGAAACGTGACAGTTGACGCTGGCAATACCGTCACGCTTGCAGATAGCAGCAGCATCAACAGTTCTACTTCTGGACAAGGAAAAGCTGGAAGCGTATCTGTAAAGGCAGGCGATACAGTTTCGATCGCAAATAGCTCCATTTACACCGGCTCCAGCCCTCAAGAAATAGAAAATAAAAATGGCTCCGGTAATGGCGGTACAATTACAATCGAAGGCAGAGCAGTAGCTTTGAGCAAAACTCGGCTGGCAAGCTACACCTTTGGAGAAGGAAAAGCTGGCAATGTAGAGATTCAAGCTCAAACTTTTTCCTTGACAGATAGTTCGCTTGATGCAGGCAGCTTTGGAACAGGAGACGCCGGCAACATCATTATAAATATTGATGGCCCTGTAGAAATCACAGGTAATAGCACGAGAATCTATAGCGATTCCAACAATGAGGGTAATGGCGGCATCATTGATATTACAGCTCAATCCCTTTCCTTAAGTGATGGTGCAAGATTGACAACTGAATCAAATGTGCTTGGAAAAGCTGGAGACACAATAGTAAAAGTCAGCAATCTCCAGCTTGACAGCGCAACTATCTCCGCCGACACCAAATCGGGTCAAGGTGGAAACATTACCTTACAAGTAGAAGACTTATTGCTGATGCGAAACAAAAGTGAAATCACCGCCACCTCCGCAGGTAGCGGAGATATCCGTGGTGATGGCGGCAATATTACAATTAACACCAGCAACCTCGTCGGCTTGGCAAATAGCGACATCTTTGCCAACTCTAACAACGGCAGAGGCGGCTACATTCAAATCAACGCTAGGGGAGTTTTTGGCATAGCGCGACGGGAAGCACAAAGCGATACTACCAGCGATATCACCGCCAAATCCGAACAAGACCCCTCCTTGAACGGAGAAGTGACGATTAATACCCCCGATGTCGATCCCAGTCAGGGGTTAGTCGAGTTGTCATCTGATGTTGTCGATACGGAAAATCAAGTTGCCCAAAGTTGTCCCCGCACTCAAGGAAATCAATTTGTTGTTACCGGACGGGGAGGTTTGCCACCAAATCCCAAGAGTTATCTTAACAGCGAGGGCGTTTGGGTAGATCTGCGAACTGGGGAGAGCGAGAATGGGAGAGTGGGAGAGCGAGGAAATGGGGTAGCGGGGGAGCGGAGAAGCGGAAGTATTGATATTTTTCCTCTTTCCTCGATCTCTCTCTCTGACCAAATTGTCGAAGCCCAAGGATGGATGAGAACCGCCGATGGCAAAATAGTACTGACTGCCCAAGTGCCTGTTGCCACGCCTAACAGTCCTGCGTTAACAACACCTGGCTGTAAATAA